A portion of the Rhodopseudomonas sp. BAL398 genome contains these proteins:
- a CDS encoding YihY/virulence factor BrkB family protein produces MRQIRYAYMVGMDAFYTFLADDGWAISSHIALSSLMALFPFLIVLTSLAGVFGSKDLADQAASLMLQVWPAQVADTLTGEIHDVLTTSRGDALTIGLVLALYFASNGVESLRIALNRAYAVVEQRPWYWLRLESIGYTLVAAFTALAMSFLIVLGPLLLAAARRYIPLLVENNAILVNLARYGITITALIVALFILHAWLPTGRRTLAQIFPGIVFTMLASLLSSVGFGMYLAHFASNYVTMYAGLASVIIALVFLYFISAIFVFGGELNAAIIKSRLPSGGSLQAAQSRAPAETPA; encoded by the coding sequence GTGAGGCAGATTCGCTACGCTTACATGGTCGGAATGGACGCCTTCTACACTTTTCTGGCCGATGACGGCTGGGCCATCTCCAGCCACATCGCGCTGTCGTCGCTGATGGCGCTATTCCCATTCCTGATCGTGCTGACCTCGCTGGCCGGCGTGTTCGGCTCCAAGGACCTCGCCGACCAGGCCGCAAGCCTGATGTTGCAGGTCTGGCCGGCGCAGGTCGCCGACACCCTGACGGGCGAGATTCACGACGTCCTGACCACCTCGCGCGGCGACGCCCTGACCATCGGCTTGGTGCTGGCACTGTATTTTGCCTCCAACGGCGTCGAGAGCCTGCGGATCGCGTTGAATCGCGCCTATGCGGTGGTCGAGCAGCGGCCGTGGTACTGGCTGCGGCTGGAATCGATCGGCTACACCCTGGTCGCCGCCTTCACCGCGCTGGCGATGTCGTTCCTGATCGTGCTCGGCCCGCTGCTGCTGGCGGCGGCGCGGCGCTACATCCCGTTGCTGGTCGAGAACAACGCCATTTTGGTCAACCTCGCGCGCTACGGCATCACCATCACCGCGCTGATCGTCGCGCTGTTCATCCTGCATGCCTGGCTGCCGACCGGGCGCCGCACTTTGGCGCAGATCTTCCCGGGCATCGTGTTCACCATGCTGGCCTCGCTGCTCTCCAGCGTCGGCTTCGGCATGTATCTGGCGCACTTCGCCAGCAACTACGTCACGATGTATGCGGGCCTCGCCTCGGTAATCATCGCGCTGGTGTTTCTGTATTTCATCTCCGCGATTTTCGTGTTCGGCGGCGAGCTCAACGCCGCGATCATCAAGTCTAGGCTGCCGAGCGGTGGCTCGCTGCAAGCAGCGCAGTCGCGAGCGCCCGCGGAGACACCGGCTTGA
- a CDS encoding ATP-binding protein, which yields MALKSRALRSSRTQVSGTLKKRVRKVVVAKPAPKSVIKPETKSRPKPKTRHYGPRVVEAALAAFAHEVRTPLTGILAVSDLLATSDLDERERRWVDTIKAGAEHLAGLATLFVDAARSSKSDLGVRQEFFDLRALARNAGDSLAGRAVARGLRSAVTISPRLPAFVIGDSVRLRAALENLIDNAVKFTERGDVTLKVSSVPGGSKQTVGVVFAVSDSGIGLSLAEIKRLFRPFSQANVTIAARFGGAGLGLSSVKHIARAMGGDVAVAQRAGGGTIFTLTVQLTRAKPPSAGRHNGDASLGPTPALRILGVEDNPFGRVVLNAILNELGHQTEFIGRGEAVVERLAQGFSQGGMFDAVLMDMVLPGINGIEAIGRIRALPPPLGSIAVIGVSGRDDDEAASLAAGADAFLLKPVSPRALATALLAASHRSAA from the coding sequence ATGGCGCTGAAATCGCGCGCGTTGCGCAGCTCACGGACACAAGTGTCGGGGACGCTGAAGAAGCGTGTCCGGAAAGTCGTCGTGGCCAAGCCAGCACCCAAGTCAGTCATCAAGCCGGAAACCAAATCCCGACCAAAGCCGAAGACGCGCCATTATGGCCCCCGCGTGGTGGAGGCGGCGCTGGCTGCTTTCGCCCATGAGGTGCGGACGCCGCTGACCGGGATTCTGGCGGTCAGCGACCTGCTGGCGACGTCGGATCTGGACGAACGCGAGCGGCGCTGGGTCGATACCATCAAGGCCGGCGCCGAACATTTGGCCGGGCTCGCCACCCTGTTCGTCGATGCGGCCCGCAGCAGCAAATCCGATCTCGGCGTGCGTCAGGAATTCTTCGATCTGCGGGCGCTGGCGCGCAATGCCGGCGATTCGCTGGCCGGCCGGGCGGTGGCCCGGGGGCTGCGTTCGGCGGTGACGATCTCGCCGCGGCTGCCGGCCTTCGTGATCGGCGATTCGGTGCGGCTGCGCGCGGCGCTGGAAAACCTGATCGACAATGCGGTGAAGTTCACCGAGCGCGGCGACGTCACCCTGAAGGTGTCGTCGGTCCCCGGGGGCTCGAAGCAGACGGTCGGTGTGGTGTTCGCAGTCTCCGACAGCGGCATCGGCTTGTCGCTGGCCGAGATCAAGCGCCTGTTCCGTCCGTTCTCACAGGCCAATGTCACCATCGCGGCGCGGTTCGGCGGCGCCGGCCTTGGGCTGTCATCGGTCAAGCACATCGCCCGCGCGATGGGCGGCGATGTCGCGGTGGCGCAGCGCGCCGGCGGCGGTACGATTTTCACGCTGACGGTGCAGCTGACGCGGGCGAAACCACCATCGGCCGGACGTCACAATGGCGATGCGTCATTGGGCCCGACGCCGGCATTGCGGATTCTCGGCGTCGAGGACAATCCGTTCGGCCGGGTGGTGCTCAACGCGATCCTGAACGAACTCGGCCATCAGACCGAATTCATCGGGCGCGGCGAAGCCGTCGTCGAACGGCTGGCGCAGGGCTTTTCGCAAGGCGGGATGTTCGACGCGGTGCTGATGGATATGGTGCTGCCCGGCATCAACGGCATCGAGGCGATCGGGCGGATCCGGGCGCTGCCGCCGCCGCTTGGCAGCATCGCCGTCATCGGCGTGTCCGGGCGCGACGACGACGAGGCCGCCTCGCTCGCGGCCGGCGCCGACGCCTTCCTGCTCAAGCCGGTGTCTCCGCGGGCGCTCGCGACTGCGCTGCTTGCAGCGAGCCACCGCTCGGCAGCCTAG
- the gluQRS gene encoding tRNA glutamyl-Q(34) synthetase GluQRS: MPPVFRFAPSPNGYLHLGHAYSALLNFDLARAAGGRLLLRIEDIDATRCRPEFKAAALEDLAWLGIEWETPVRRQSEHLEQYLKALTRLQAIGLIYPSFESRGEIARLVAENDAQGQWPRDPDGAPLYPGTAKQLSTDERTRLIERGTRFALRLDVAAALARLGDLSGDLFWDERGQGPNGETGAVAADPLAWGDAIIARKETPTSYHLAVVVDDALQGVTEVVRGCDLFWSTSLHRLLQALLDLPPPLYRHHALLVDSTGRKLSKSAKATGLRQLRSTGVTPAEIRAMVGLADPT; the protein is encoded by the coding sequence ATGCCACCCGTTTTCCGATTCGCCCCGAGTCCCAATGGCTATTTGCATCTCGGCCATGCCTATTCGGCGTTGCTGAATTTCGACCTGGCGCGCGCCGCCGGCGGTCGCCTGCTGCTGCGGATCGAGGACATCGACGCCACCCGCTGCAGGCCGGAATTCAAGGCCGCGGCGCTCGAGGATCTGGCCTGGCTCGGCATCGAATGGGAAACCCCGGTTCGGCGGCAATCCGAGCATCTGGAACAATATCTCAAGGCGCTGACGCGGCTGCAGGCAATCGGCCTGATCTATCCGTCGTTCGAAAGCCGCGGCGAGATTGCCAGGCTGGTGGCGGAAAATGACGCGCAGGGGCAATGGCCGCGCGATCCCGATGGCGCGCCCTTGTATCCTGGCACCGCCAAGCAATTGTCGACGGATGAACGTACCCGACTGATCGAGCGGGGAACGCGATTCGCGCTGCGGCTCGATGTCGCAGCGGCGTTGGCCCGCCTCGGCGATCTGTCAGGCGATCTGTTTTGGGATGAACGCGGCCAGGGACCGAATGGCGAGACCGGCGCGGTCGCGGCCGATCCGCTGGCCTGGGGCGATGCGATCATCGCCCGCAAGGAGACCCCGACCAGCTATCACCTTGCGGTGGTGGTCGACGACGCGCTGCAGGGGGTGACCGAAGTGGTGCGCGGCTGTGACCTGTTCTGGTCGACCAGCTTGCACCGGCTGTTGCAGGCCTTGCTTGACCTGCCGCCGCCGCTTTACCGGCACCACGCCTTGCTGGTCGATTCGACGGGCCGGAAGCTGTCGAAATCCGCCAAGGCCACCGGCTTGCGGCAGTTGCGCAGCACCGGCGTGACGCCGGCCGAGATCAGGGCGATGGTCGGACTGGCCGACCCGACCTGA
- a CDS encoding DNA-3-methyladenine glycosylase family protein — MTVHLNSQTDLDAAIKALVKRDPRLKPVLKIAGMPALRRRDPGFTGLAAIVCGQQLSVASAAAIWGRVSTAFDPFHHDAIRRARADRLGRLGLSAAKIKTLKNLSRELAAERLNLDVLANEDADAAHNTLTALHGIGPWTADIYLLFCLGHGDAWPAGDLAVQEAMRIGLGLKTRPTPKQMAPLAEPWRPLRGAAAHLWWAYYHAIKKREGVIGTQAKANKVLNTPAVAKPTSAKAKLPAINKPGS, encoded by the coding sequence ATGACCGTCCACCTCAACAGCCAGACCGACCTCGACGCCGCCATCAAGGCGCTGGTCAAGCGCGATCCGCGGCTCAAGCCCGTGCTCAAGATCGCCGGGATGCCGGCGCTGCGGCGGCGCGACCCCGGCTTCACGGGGCTCGCCGCGATCGTCTGCGGCCAGCAATTGTCGGTGGCCTCGGCGGCTGCGATTTGGGGGCGGGTCAGCACCGCCTTCGATCCGTTTCACCATGACGCGATCCGCCGCGCCCGCGCCGATCGGCTGGGCCGGCTCGGCCTGTCGGCGGCGAAGATCAAGACGCTGAAGAACCTGTCGCGCGAATTGGCCGCCGAGCGGCTCAATCTCGACGTGCTGGCCAATGAGGACGCCGACGCCGCGCACAATACGCTGACCGCTTTGCACGGCATCGGGCCGTGGACCGCCGACATCTATCTGCTGTTTTGCCTCGGCCATGGCGATGCCTGGCCGGCCGGCGACCTCGCGGTGCAGGAGGCGATGCGGATCGGGCTTGGGCTCAAGACGCGGCCGACGCCGAAACAGATGGCGCCGCTGGCCGAGCCCTGGCGCCCGCTGCGCGGCGCCGCCGCGCATCTGTGGTGGGCCTATTACCATGCCATCAAGAAGCGCGAGGGCGTGATCGGCACGCAAGCCAAAGCGAACAAAGTTTTAAACACGCCGGCCGTCGCAAAACCGACATCCGCCAAGGCGAAACTCCCGGCGATCAACAAGCCGGGATCGTGA
- a CDS encoding DUF2855 family protein — translation MQGSQFIVGRNDLQHCRLIEKPPPAIADLPDDALLLKVDRFAFTANNITYAMLGDRLKYWQLFPAPDGFGIIPVWGFGEVIASKHPMIASGERLFGYFPMATHLTIAAADVSKRGLRDAAPHRQGVAPVYNVYARVGGDPAYAGIQGDYQALLRPLFMLSFLVDDFLAEADFFGATRVLLSSASSKTAIGLAHLLHSQRQPIEVIGLTSAGNKAFVQSLGCYHEAVVYDELELMRADQPVASVDMAGNAELRARLHRHFGDAVRYSGRIGLTHQSVAPEHTDLPGAAPVGFFAPDQIGKRARQWGPGGIEQRFGAAWAGFAPRLERWIRLAEGRGPAAVERLYRQTLDGRVAPDQGVMLSLAD, via the coding sequence ATGCAGGGCTCTCAGTTCATCGTCGGCCGCAACGACCTGCAGCATTGCCGACTGATCGAGAAGCCGCCGCCTGCGATCGCCGACCTGCCCGACGATGCGCTGCTCCTCAAGGTCGACCGCTTCGCCTTCACCGCCAACAACATCACCTATGCGATGCTGGGCGATCGGTTGAAGTACTGGCAGCTGTTTCCGGCTCCGGACGGCTTCGGCATCATTCCGGTCTGGGGCTTCGGCGAGGTGATCGCCTCGAAGCACCCGATGATTGCGAGCGGGGAGCGCCTGTTCGGCTATTTTCCGATGGCAACGCATCTGACCATCGCGGCTGCCGACGTCAGCAAGCGCGGGCTGCGCGACGCGGCGCCGCACCGCCAGGGCGTGGCGCCGGTCTACAACGTCTATGCGCGGGTCGGCGGCGATCCGGCCTATGCGGGCATTCAGGGCGATTACCAGGCGCTGTTGCGGCCGCTGTTCATGCTGTCGTTCCTGGTCGATGACTTTCTCGCCGAAGCGGATTTCTTCGGCGCCACCCGGGTGCTGCTGTCGAGCGCCTCGAGCAAGACAGCGATTGGCCTCGCGCATCTGCTGCACAGCCAGCGCCAGCCGATCGAGGTGATCGGCCTGACCTCCGCCGGCAACAAGGCGTTTGTGCAATCGCTCGGCTGCTATCACGAGGCGGTGGTCTATGACGAGCTGGAGTTGATGCGCGCCGACCAGCCGGTCGCCTCTGTCGACATGGCCGGCAATGCCGAGCTGCGGGCGCGGCTGCATCGGCATTTCGGCGACGCCGTGCGCTACAGCGGCCGCATCGGACTGACCCATCAGAGCGTCGCGCCCGAGCACACCGACCTGCCCGGCGCCGCGCCGGTCGGGTTCTTTGCGCCCGACCAGATCGGCAAGCGCGCCAGGCAGTGGGGGCCGGGCGGCATTGAGCAGCGCTTCGGCGCGGCCTGGGCGGGCTTCGCACCGCGGCTTGAGCGCTGGATCAGGCTTGCCGAGGGTCGCGGACCCGCGGCGGTCGAGCGGCTTTATCGCCAGACGCTGGATGGCCGAGTTGCGCCAGACCAAGGCGTCATGCTGTCGCTGGCGGATTGA
- a CDS encoding class I SAM-dependent methyltransferase — MAEAPQLFTDGQAYERIMGRWSRVVGVSFLDWLAVPAGQRWLDSGCGNGAFTEEIISRCAPAAVHGVDPSEGQIGFARARPATRLAQFAIGDAQALSFGDGDFDAAIMALVIAFLPDPARAVAELKRVTRPGGFVATYMWDIANGGTPLAPVGRAMRSLGIPRGVRPNEDASGLAAMRSYWEGAGLVAVETKVIRISVAYSDFDDYWASNSAPVGPQGVLISQMPPQQRDALRARLREQLPIAADGSISYHAIANAVKGRVPD; from the coding sequence ATGGCCGAAGCCCCACAATTATTCACCGATGGCCAGGCCTATGAGCGGATCATGGGGCGCTGGAGCCGCGTCGTCGGCGTCAGCTTCCTGGATTGGCTCGCCGTGCCGGCCGGCCAGCGCTGGCTGGATTCCGGCTGCGGCAATGGCGCCTTCACCGAGGAAATCATCAGCCGCTGCGCGCCGGCCGCGGTCCATGGCGTCGATCCGTCCGAGGGCCAGATCGGCTTTGCGCGCGCCCGGCCGGCAACGCGGCTGGCGCAATTTGCGATCGGCGACGCGCAGGCGCTGTCGTTCGGCGACGGCGATTTCGATGCCGCCATCATGGCGCTGGTGATCGCGTTCCTGCCGGATCCGGCGCGCGCGGTCGCCGAATTGAAGCGGGTGACGCGGCCGGGCGGCTTCGTCGCCACCTATATGTGGGACATCGCCAATGGCGGCACGCCGCTGGCGCCGGTCGGCCGCGCGATGCGCTCGCTCGGGATCCCGCGCGGGGTCCGTCCCAATGAGGACGCCTCGGGCCTGGCGGCGATGCGGTCCTATTGGGAGGGCGCCGGGCTGGTCGCGGTCGAGACCAAAGTGATCCGGATTTCCGTGGCCTATTCCGACTTCGACGATTACTGGGCCAGCAACAGCGCGCCGGTCGGGCCGCAGGGCGTGCTGATCAGCCAGATGCCGCCGCAGCAACGCGACGCGCTGCGGGCGCGGCTGCGCGAGCAGTTGCCGATCGCCGCCGACGGCAGCATCAGCTACCACGCCATCGCCAATGCGGTGAAGGGCCGGGTGCCGGACTAG
- a CDS encoding PRC-barrel domain-containing protein codes for MTTQERETVSLIGSDKVEGTAVFGADGEKIGSIERVMIEKRTGRVSYAVLSFGGFLGIGDDHYPLPWPSLKYNVELGGYQTMVTNDQLQGAPKYDRGADYDWTGTKKIDDYYGVALS; via the coding sequence ATGACGACGCAGGAACGAGAAACCGTCAGCCTGATCGGAAGCGACAAGGTCGAAGGGACCGCGGTGTTCGGCGCCGACGGCGAAAAGATCGGATCGATCGAGCGGGTGATGATTGAGAAACGCACCGGCCGGGTGTCCTATGCGGTGCTCAGCTTTGGCGGCTTCCTCGGCATCGGCGACGATCACTATCCGCTGCCCTGGCCGTCACTGAAATACAATGTCGAGCTCGGCGGTTACCAGACCATGGTGACCAATGACCAGTTGCAGGGCGCGCCCAAATACGACCGCGGCGCCGATTACGACTGGACCGGCACCAAAAAGATCGACGATTACTACGGCGTGGCGCTGAGTTGA
- a CDS encoding alpha-amylase family protein, which translates to MIDDLWYKNGVIYCLSVGTYMDANGDGIGDFTGLLRRLDYLSGLGVTAIWLMPFQPSPGKDNGYDISDYYGVDPRYGTLGDFVEFTHGCKQRGIRVIIDLVVNHTSDQHSWFKDARSSPDSPFRDWYVWADKKPANADTGMVFPGVQKSTWSHDKQAKAWYFHRFYDFQPDLNTSNPHVQAEILKIMGFWLELGVSGFRMDAVPFVIATKGAKVKKPVEQYDMLRTFREFLQWRRGDAIILAEANVLPDTDMEYFGDDGERMHMMFNFQVNQNLFYALAAADSRPLAKALAATRPRPATAQWGLFLRNHDELDLGRLTKEQQAVVFKKFGPDKNMQLYDRGIRRRLAPMLGGDQRRLEMAYSLMCTLPGTPVIRYGDEIGMGDNLDLPERNCARTPMQWSTEPQAGFSKNDKPTMPLIDEGPYGYPHVNVAQQRREPNSMLNWTERIIRMRKEVPEIGWGDFKVIATRDPAVLVIRYDWRNNSVLFVHNLDDKQREVSFATGLPGDDGNALINLLSDDHSQADAKGRHTLKLEGYGYHWYRVGGLDYLLKRSDIDGHGHPA; encoded by the coding sequence ATGATCGATGATCTATGGTACAAGAATGGCGTCATTTATTGCCTGTCGGTCGGCACCTATATGGATGCCAATGGCGACGGCATCGGTGATTTCACCGGCTTGCTGCGGCGACTGGATTACCTCAGTGGGCTCGGCGTCACCGCGATCTGGCTGATGCCGTTTCAGCCCTCGCCCGGCAAGGATAATGGCTACGACATCTCGGACTATTACGGCGTCGATCCGCGCTACGGCACGCTGGGCGATTTCGTAGAATTCACCCATGGCTGCAAGCAGCGCGGCATTCGGGTGATCATCGATCTGGTCGTCAATCACACCTCGGACCAGCATAGCTGGTTCAAGGACGCGCGGTCGTCGCCGGATTCGCCATTTCGCGACTGGTATGTCTGGGCCGACAAGAAACCCGCCAATGCCGATACCGGCATGGTGTTTCCCGGCGTGCAGAAATCGACCTGGAGCCACGACAAGCAGGCCAAGGCCTGGTACTTCCACCGCTTCTACGATTTCCAGCCCGACCTCAACACCTCGAATCCCCATGTCCAGGCCGAGATCCTGAAGATCATGGGATTCTGGCTCGAACTCGGCGTCTCCGGATTCCGGATGGACGCGGTGCCCTTCGTGATCGCCACCAAGGGCGCCAAGGTCAAGAAGCCGGTCGAGCAATACGACATGCTGCGGACGTTCCGCGAATTCCTGCAATGGCGCAGGGGCGACGCGATCATCCTGGCCGAGGCCAACGTGCTGCCCGACACCGATATGGAGTATTTCGGCGACGACGGCGAGCGCATGCACATGATGTTCAATTTCCAGGTCAACCAGAACCTGTTCTACGCGCTGGCCGCCGCCGATTCTCGCCCCCTGGCGAAGGCGCTGGCGGCCACAAGACCGAGGCCCGCGACCGCGCAATGGGGCCTGTTCCTGCGCAATCACGACGAACTCGATCTCGGCCGGCTGACCAAGGAACAGCAGGCGGTGGTGTTCAAGAAATTCGGCCCGGACAAGAATATGCAGCTCTACGACCGCGGCATTCGCCGCCGCCTGGCGCCGATGCTGGGCGGCGATCAGCGCCGGTTGGAAATGGCCTATAGCCTGATGTGCACGCTGCCCGGCACCCCGGTGATTCGCTATGGCGATGAAATCGGCATGGGCGACAATCTCGATCTGCCGGAGCGCAACTGCGCCCGCACCCCGATGCAATGGTCGACCGAGCCGCAGGCCGGCTTCAGCAAGAACGATAAGCCGACCATGCCGCTGATCGACGAGGGCCCCTATGGCTATCCGCACGTCAACGTCGCCCAGCAGCGCCGCGAGCCGAATTCGATGCTGAACTGGACCGAGCGCATCATCCGGATGCGCAAGGAAGTGCCGGAAATCGGCTGGGGCGATTTCAAGGTGATCGCCACCCGCGATCCGGCGGTGCTGGTGATCCGCTATGACTGGCGCAACAATTCGGTGCTGTTCGTGCACAATCTCGACGACAAGCAGCGCGAGGTGTCATTCGCCACCGGACTGCCGGGCGACGACGGCAACGCGTTGATCAATCTGCTGTCGGACGACCACAGCCAGGCCGACGCCAAGGGCCGCCACACGCTAAAGCTCGAGGGCTACGGCTATCACTGGTACCGCGTCGGCGGGCTGGATTATCTGCTCAAGCGCAGCGATATCGACGGTCACGGCCATCCGGCCTAA
- a CDS encoding alpha-amylase family glycosyl hydrolase, with product METVAGTSWWAAGVLYQIYPRSFQDSNGDGIGDLAGIIARLPYLVDLGVDAIWLSPIFPSPMADFGYDVADYVGIDPIFGTMADFDALVAAAHGHGLKLILDLVPNHTSDQHPWFVESRSSRDNPKRDWYLWRDPAPDGGPPNNWLSEFGGSGWQYDEATRQYYYHAFLAAQPDLNWRNPKVREAIYDVMRFWLRKGVDGFRVDVIWHLIKDDQFRDNPPNADFRPGMPPHAALHPVYSADRTETLEVVAEMRQVIEEFDQRLLIGEIYLPIERLVAYYGHELSGAHLPFNFALLSAPWHARSLAELIDRYEQALPKGAWPNWVLGNHDRPRVASRVGPEQARVAAMLLLTLRGTPTLYYGDEIGMQQVDIAPDRVQDPFEKNVPGIGVGRDGCRTPMQWDESAQAGFSTAAPWLPLADDAAHNNVANLAADAQSILSLYRALLALRKRLPQLSRGDYQPLAATGDLLLYRRQCDGETVLVALNLGAAPIALVSDQIGLDGEILLSTAMDRAGERVGTSLDLRGNEGVIVGRAPEPVI from the coding sequence ATGGAAACCGTCGCAGGCACGTCCTGGTGGGCCGCCGGGGTGCTGTACCAGATCTATCCACGCTCGTTTCAAGACAGCAATGGTGACGGCATCGGCGATCTCGCCGGCATCATCGCGCGGCTGCCTTACCTTGTCGATCTCGGCGTCGATGCGATTTGGCTGTCGCCGATCTTCCCGTCGCCGATGGCGGATTTCGGCTATGACGTCGCCGACTATGTGGGGATCGATCCGATCTTCGGCACCATGGCGGATTTCGACGCGCTGGTGGCGGCGGCGCATGGGCATGGTCTCAAACTGATTCTCGATCTGGTGCCGAACCACACCTCGGATCAGCATCCGTGGTTTGTCGAAAGCCGCTCCTCGCGCGACAATCCGAAGCGCGACTGGTATTTGTGGCGCGACCCGGCGCCCGACGGCGGGCCGCCGAACAATTGGCTGTCGGAATTCGGCGGCAGCGGCTGGCAATATGACGAGGCCACGCGGCAATATTACTATCACGCCTTCCTCGCCGCGCAGCCGGATCTGAACTGGCGCAACCCGAAGGTGCGCGAGGCGATCTATGACGTGATGCGGTTCTGGCTGCGCAAGGGCGTCGATGGGTTTCGCGTCGACGTGATCTGGCACCTGATCAAGGACGATCAGTTTCGCGACAACCCGCCCAACGCCGATTTCCGCCCCGGCATGCCTCCGCATGCGGCGTTGCATCCGGTGTATTCCGCCGACCGCACCGAGACGCTGGAGGTGGTCGCCGAGATGCGCCAGGTGATCGAGGAATTCGACCAGCGGCTGCTGATCGGCGAGATCTATCTGCCGATCGAGCGCCTGGTCGCCTATTACGGCCATGAACTATCCGGCGCGCATCTGCCGTTCAATTTCGCGCTGCTGTCGGCGCCCTGGCATGCCCGTAGCCTTGCCGAGTTGATCGATCGCTACGAGCAGGCGCTGCCAAAGGGAGCGTGGCCGAACTGGGTGCTGGGCAATCATGATCGCCCGCGGGTCGCCAGCCGGGTCGGACCCGAGCAGGCGCGGGTCGCCGCGATGCTGCTGCTGACGCTGCGCGGCACGCCGACGCTGTATTATGGCGACGAGATCGGGATGCAGCAGGTCGATATCGCGCCCGACCGGGTGCAAGATCCGTTCGAGAAGAATGTCCCGGGCATCGGGGTCGGCCGCGACGGCTGCCGCACGCCGATGCAATGGGACGAGTCGGCGCAAGCCGGGTTCTCGACGGCCGCGCCGTGGCTGCCGCTTGCCGACGACGCCGCGCACAACAATGTCGCCAACCTTGCCGCGGATGCGCAGTCGATCCTCAGCCTGTACCGGGCGCTGCTGGCCTTGCGCAAGCGGCTGCCGCAATTGTCGCGCGGCGACTATCAGCCGCTTGCCGCCACCGGCGATCTGCTGCTGTACCGGCGGCAATGCGACGGCGAGACCGTGCTGGTCGCGCTCAATCTCGGCGCCGCGCCGATCGCGCTGGTGTCGGACCAGATCGGGCTCGATGGCGAGATCCTGTTGTCGACCGCGATGGACCGCGCCGGCGAACGCGTCGGCACCAGCCTCGATCTGCGCGGCAATGAGGGGGTGATCGTCGGCCGGGCGCCCGAGCCGGTGATCTGA
- a CDS encoding CaiB/BaiF CoA transferase family protein, which translates to MTGPLTGLKVLDIATIIAAPFAATLLADYGADVLKLELPGDGDGVRSFPPHKEGKPLWWKTVNRNKKFATLDLRTPEGVALFKKLLPRFDVLIENFRPGTLDRWGLSKEVLWSIQPRLTILRATGFGQDGPYRDRPGFARIFEAMGGLTYITGEPDGEPMHPGYPIGDAIGGLFGAIGVLAALWKRARDPAAGGEEIDLALTEATFRLLEILPVEFDQLGFVRSRIGNGNGYSAPAAVYRTKDERWVTLAGSTNALYAANCRAIDRPDLIDDPRFANNVRRVEHSAELNDVFATWCAAHELDEVLARFSQVHGTIAPIYAIDQIAADPQVVAREMITRVPDKDFGSIAMVNVVPRFTVDPVQLRSTGGAVGQDNPEVYRSWLGLTDHEVAELESRKVI; encoded by the coding sequence ATGACTGGGCCGCTGACGGGTCTCAAGGTTCTGGATATCGCCACCATCATTGCGGCGCCGTTCGCCGCCACGCTGCTCGCCGATTACGGCGCCGACGTGCTCAAGCTCGAACTGCCGGGCGATGGCGATGGCGTACGGTCGTTTCCGCCCCACAAGGAGGGCAAGCCGTTATGGTGGAAGACCGTGAACCGGAACAAGAAGTTCGCCACCCTCGATCTGAGAACCCCTGAGGGCGTCGCCCTGTTCAAGAAACTGCTGCCGCGCTTCGATGTCCTGATCGAGAATTTTCGCCCCGGGACGCTGGATCGATGGGGATTGTCGAAAGAGGTGCTGTGGTCGATCCAGCCGAGATTGACGATCCTGCGGGCGACCGGTTTCGGACAAGACGGCCCCTATCGCGATCGTCCCGGCTTCGCCCGGATCTTCGAGGCGATGGGCGGATTGACCTACATCACCGGCGAGCCCGACGGCGAGCCGATGCATCCGGGTTACCCGATCGGCGACGCCATCGGCGGGCTGTTCGGCGCCATCGGGGTCCTGGCCGCGCTGTGGAAGCGCGCGCGCGACCCCGCCGCCGGGGGCGAGGAAATCGATCTCGCTTTGACCGAAGCGACATTTCGTCTGCTCGAGATTCTGCCGGTCGAATTCGACCAGCTCGGCTTCGTCCGCAGCCGGATCGGCAATGGCAATGGTTACTCCGCGCCCGCGGCGGTGTACCGCACCAAGGATGAGCGCTGGGTCACCCTGGCAGGATCGACCAATGCGCTCTATGCGGCCAATTGCCGGGCCATCGACCGGCCCGATCTGATCGACGATCCGCGCTTCGCCAACAATGTCCGCCGCGTCGAGCATTCCGCCGAATTGAACGACGTGTTCGCGACATGGTGCGCGGCGCATGAGCTGGATGAGGTGCTCGCGCGCTTTTCCCAGGTTCACGGCACGATTGCGCCGATCTACGCGATCGATCAGATCGCCGCCGACCCCCAGGTCGTGGCGCGCGAGATGATCACGCGGGTGCCCGACAAGGATTTCGGGTCGATCGCCATGGTCAACGTCGTGCCGCGGTTCACGGTCGATCCGGTGCAACTGCGCAGTACCGGCGGCGCGGTCGGGCAGGACAATCCGGAAGTCTATCGGTCCTGGCTCGGACTAACCGACCACGAGGTCGCAGAGCTCGAGAGCAGAAAGGTGATCTGA